In one window of Pieris brassicae chromosome 10, ilPieBrab1.1, whole genome shotgun sequence DNA:
- the LOC123715190 gene encoding uncharacterized protein LOC123715190: MAQTSQSENTENDMFSEINLSPVQIQQQYFENLPDCDWIKYDEGNRKHLMQNIAFALFGTPSIEGNLFENSSETLEGYTSRQKEQVLNVYTQICNQSKYSYNNDLMVSILLIVCVKPKPLKLLQFTPSDYWVDLHNRTDVDMWCTAVFKVRKCIPTAVNLKPCRVYIDENARVYQNWQSVLIDNIFPKCVIVAPQNGEYQGVIVEDEKIAVKLTVTPSPALGLKSRVLSSVDTASTVASLGAVGILGVAAFTPVGPVVLVGATVATVATGVYGIMRSSFHLHDRKVHQQNIGLTDSEARGSWLNILASGVGLGSGMASTLLSRSAAAGTNLTKTGEVLAVSVNVLRRVTFLSGGAGVLNGLLHLILKYKKHGEKATTLELFQFSASVLFFFQAAMSNRTAQNIIEDAQANTINDYRATLRSNRHRKIFDKLSAESRRVSGAVQGNTEVILGIKNIANKDQYFADVLKINKDLNQHKLRISMTSDGRVNLNAAHTFEPSQLYGLGKDGRSELFSTLGPANINTPNVPTKVVPSSAAVQIFDNKDEEMPKTVGIRPEEVLRIGIHLVRVSASGADNIASLLENLSKDVYDALMTVALNVLSNLVPRDLAKLKLLSPDQDLIEQIVNFVFNYLKHQRPMGESREDDNGIAVILKEFFQNGVVRKETILHLKDSLLQYIDKELEKRRNANKNQIICPDCKGVRYA, encoded by the exons ATGGCTCAAACATCGCAGTCTGAAAATACGGAAAATGATATGTTCTCTGAAATAAATCTGTCACCAGTACAAATACAACAGCAATATTTTGAGAATCTTCCAGATTGTGATTGGATAAA ATATGATGAAGGAAATAGAAAACATCTTATGCAAAATATTGCATTTGCACTTTTTGGTACCCCAAGTATAGAAGGGAATTTATTCGAAAATTCTTCCGAAACTTTAGAAGGCTATACATCAAGGCAAAAAGAGCAGGTTCTTAATGTGTATACACAAATTTGTAATCaat ccaaatatagttataataatgatCTTATGGTCTCTATACTGCTTATTGTATGTGTGAAGCCGAAACCACTAAAGCTATTACAATTTACGCCATCAGACTATTGGGTTGACTTACATAACCGGACTGATGTGGATATGTGGTGTACAGCTGTTTTTAAAGTGAGAAAATGCATCCCAACTGCAGTTAATT tgAAACCATGCAGAGTTTACATTGATGAAAATGCGAGGGTATACCAAAATTGGCAATCTGTATTAATTGATAACATATTTCCAAAATGTGTGATTGTTGCTCCGCAAAATGGGGAGTATCAAGGAGTTATTGTTGAG GACGAAAAAATTGCTGTTAAATTAACAGTAACTCCTTCACCAGCATTAGGCCTCAAGTCTCGAGTGCTAAGCTCAGTTGATACAGCTAGTACTGTGGCCTCGTTGGGAGCAGTTGGTATTTTGGGAGTGGCTGCCTTTACTCCAGTGGGGCCAGTAGTCCTGGTAGGAGCTACTGTGGCTACAGTTGCAACTGGTGTGTATGGTATAATGCGCTCCTCGTTCCATCTTCATGACCGGAAAGTGCATCAGCAG AACATAGGTCTAACGGACTCTGAGGCACGTGGCAGCTGGCTGAACATACTGGCAAGTGGTGTGGGACTTGGGAGTGGGATGGCTAGTACGCTCCTATCTCGCTCTGCCGCTGCCGGAACTAATCTTAccaaa ACTGGTGAAGTGTTAGCTGTATCTGTGAACGTGTTGCGACGCGTCACTTTTCTATCAGGCGGCGCAGGAGTTCTGAACGGTCTCCTACATTTGATACTTAAG TACAAGAAGCACGGTGAGAAAGCGACAACACTCGAGTTGTTCCAATTCTCAGCTTCCGTGTTATTCTTCTTCCAAGCCGCAATGTCCAACCGCACAGCGCAAAACATCATCGAGGATGCTCAAGCCAATACTATCAACGATTATCGGGCGACTCTCAGAAGTAACAGGCACAg AAAAATATTCGACAAATTGAGCGCGGAATCACGCCGTGTATCGGGCGCCGTACAGGGCAACACTGAGGTCATTCTCGGGATCAAAAACATTGCGAACAAAGATCAATATTTCGCTGACGTTTTGAAAATCAACAAAGACTTAAACCAGCACAAACTGAGAATATCCATGACTTCCGACGGCCGGGTCAACTTGAACGCTGCACACACGTTTGAGCCGTCTCAATTGTACGGCCTGGGCAAGGACGGCAGATCTGAGCTCTTCTCGACTTTAGGTCCGGCGAACATCAACACACCAAACGTTCCTACTAAAGTTGTTCCGTCTTCAGCGGCGGTACAAATATTCGATAACAAGGATGAAGAGATGCCGAAAACGGTGGGTATACGCCCGGAAGAAGTTCTACGGATCGGGATCCACTTGGTTCGAGTCAGCGCGTCCGGAGCTGATAATATAGCGTCCCTTCTAGAAAATTTAAGCAAAGATGTCTACGATGCGCTGATGACGGTCGCTTTAAATGTCTTGTCGAATCTCGTACCGCGGGACCTCGCGAAGCTGAAGTTGCTAAGTCCAGACCAAGACTTGATTGAACAAATTGTGAATTTTGTCTTCAATTATTTGAAACACCAACGACCGATGGGCGAATCCCGCGAGGACGATAACGGGATAGCCGTTATTTTAAAGGAGTTTTTTCAAAATGGCGTTGTGCGGAAAGAAACAATTTTGCATTTGAAGGACAGTCTGCTGCAGTATATTGATAAGGAGTTGGAGAAAAGAAGAAAcgcaaataaaaatcaaatcatttGTCCTGACTGTAAAGGGGTGAGGTATgcttag